In Candidatus Neomarinimicrobiota bacterium, the DNA window ATGCAATGATCATCATACCGATACTTTCATTAAGTTATTTAATCTACGGTTTCTTTTATGTCGGAACTATTGGGATAAATATTTATAAAAAAACTTATTTTCAAACTATTGCAATTGTTATCGGTGCAGTCGCAAATTTTGGAATAAATCTTTGGGCAACCCCACAATTTGGAATTATCGGAACAGCGATGACTTTTTTATTCTCAACAACAGTAGTATCAGCCCTTGCAGTTTTTTTTTCCCAGCGCATATACAGAATTTCGTTTGAATGGATCCGTATATTTAAGATTTTGATATGTGCTTCGGGTTTGATTGGAGTGGTTTATATCTTTTTCCCTGATATGAATCTGATGAATGGGGTGGTTAAGGGAAGTCTCCTTTTAATAGGTTTCCCTTTTTTACTCTTAATCATAGGTTTTCTGAATAAACGAGAACGGGCCTTAATCCCTTTGGTAAACAGGTTTTAATTCTATGGAAATTGCAATACTTACTCATGCCTTTCCGCCCATGAGGGGTGGATTTTCCCGGTATACTTTTGAGATATTCCGGCATTGGGTAGCCCAGGGGATAGATGCGGAAGTGTGGACTTCAGTGGATTTTAACGATAGTCCGATTTTAAACGAGGCAAAGTTATATAGCAGGGTACACTATATACAAAGAAACAGGGACGATACGCTTGGTGCCTTTCAGGTATTCCGGAAATTTTGGCAAAAAGTGAAAGAAGACAGGCCGCAATACGTTTTTTTTCCAACCTGGGTACCGTATGCATTTTTTACACCTATGATACCATTTCCTGCTCATAAAGTAATCATCGCTACCCATGCTGCAGAAATATTAGGATTATATCCGAAATCGACCTTTAAAGCTCATCCGGTTGTTAAATATTTAGGAAGAAGAGCACTCCGGAGAGCTGATTATGTTTTTACGATATCAAACTACACAGAAAATCTTTTGGTTGATTTGAATGTGAATCAGGGTGCAATATCTAAATTTCCGAATGGGGTAGATATTAAAAAATTTCGCCAGATCGCAGTAAACAAACGCGAACTCCTAAGAAGGTATAGTTTACGGCACGTTGGAGAGGAACCCGTTTTACTTACTGTTGCCCAACTGAATCCAAGGAAAGGTATTGATACGGCGATCCGTATCGTTGCTGATTTAAAAAATGAAGGTATGCCGGTACAATACGTAATTATTGGGACAGGTGAATACGAACAGGAGTTACATCAATTAGTAGCTCATCATAATATCGAATCTCGGGTTCATATTTTAACAAACGTTGATGATGCTGATTTGGTAAAGTTCTATAATATTTGTGACCTGTTTATATTGCTAAGCCGGCATGAAGGAGAGAGAAATATTGAAGGTTTTGGGATTGTTTTTCTGGAGGCAAATGCATGCGGAAAGCCTGTGATTGCCGGAAAATCGGGAGGAATTCCCGACGCTGTCGTCCATGGAAAGTCAGGATATCTGGTTGATCCGGGTGACATTTCGGAAATCAAGTTCAGGATTCGCTATTTAATAAATAACCCGGAGGTCGCCGACGAAATGGGACAATATGGGGAAGAGAGAGCAGAAACTAAATTCACCTGGAAAAAAATTACTGAAGATATGGCTTGTACCCTTGGATTAGGATAATTCCGATGAATGCGACGAAAAATATCTGTTTTCTTACCTCCCGACATCGGTACGATGATGCCCGGATCTACCACAAGGAAGCAAAAACACTTGGTGATGCTGGATACAGAGTCACGATAATTGCACCGAAGCAAAATGGTATAGCGCAATCGACTTACATCCCGGTAGTATTTTTCAAGAAAACCAGGTTTTTTCGGAAATCTTCTTCCCTATTTAACCTGATTCGATTGGGACTGAAGACTGATGCAAACTGTTATCATTGTCATGAGGGGGACAGTTCTCTTTTAGCAGCGGTGTTGATTAAATTTATCCTGCTCTTGTTTAAGAATAGGGTCACAGTCGTATACGATTCTCACGAGCATTGGCCTTCGTCGTTTTATGATAAAGCTCCGAAGGGGCTGAAAAGGTTAGTCCGGCTGCTATTTTCTGCCTATGAAATACTTCTTGCCTGGAATGTAGATGCAATAATTACAGCAAATGACATTGTGAAGGCGCGGTTTGACGCCCTTTTTCCACATAAACCGGTGATCCGGCTTTATAATGTCCCTTCTCTTTCGCTTTTTACACCGCCGCCGTCCCCTGAGAAAAAATATACGTTTTGCCATGAAGGGAATATGACTTTTGACCGGGGATTACGTGTTTTACTTAATACATTTAGCCGGCTCTATGAAAAGCGGACTGATTGGAATTTTCTATTCATAGGCAGCGTTAAAACTCCTAATGAAAAAAAGGTTGTTGAGAATTGGTATGAAAGTCATCCAGGGTTGCGTACCGCTGTCAGTTTTACCGGATGGTTGCCGTACGAAGATGTGCCGGGTTATGTACAGCAGTGTAGAGTCGGCGGGATTTTTTTTAGAAAAAGTCAGAATAACATGTACGGCGGTCCTCCAAACAAACTATTTAATTACATGCGATACGGGTTGCCCGTTATTGCTCCGGCATTTCCGGAAATCCGTCAAATAATTACCACCTATAACTGTGGGTATCTATTTGATGACTTATCTGAAAAATCTTTGGTGCAATTGTTCGAGTCAATTTTAAGTAATCTGGACGAGGCCAGTGAAGTTGGAAAACGGGGAAGGCGTGCTGTGTTAACCTCACTAAACTGGGAGGTCGAATCTCAAAAACTGGTAGAGCTTTATCAGAGAATGTTGCCACTAAATACTACCGGGAATTAAATATGAGTCACCCAGAAAAAGTATTTATTGGCAGCTCGGTACATAATTGGAATGATCCAAGAGTTTTGCATAAACAGGCCTGTTCCCTCGCTGGATACTACGCGGTTGAATTACATGTTCCCGCAGATTTTCAATATAAAAATTTTAATGGTGTAGAGATCTATGGACTCCCTGAATGGGAAAAAAAAATACAC includes these proteins:
- a CDS encoding glycosyltransferase family 4 protein, yielding MEIAILTHAFPPMRGGFSRYTFEIFRHWVAQGIDAEVWTSVDFNDSPILNEAKLYSRVHYIQRNRDDTLGAFQVFRKFWQKVKEDRPQYVFFPTWVPYAFFTPMIPFPAHKVIIATHAAEILGLYPKSTFKAHPVVKYLGRRALRRADYVFTISNYTENLLVDLNVNQGAISKFPNGVDIKKFRQIAVNKRELLRRYSLRHVGEEPVLLTVAQLNPRKGIDTAIRIVADLKNEGMPVQYVIIGTGEYEQELHQLVAHHNIESRVHILTNVDDADLVKFYNICDLFILLSRHEGERNIEGFGIVFLEANACGKPVIAGKSGGIPDAVVHGKSGYLVDPGDISEIKFRIRYLINNPEVADEMGQYGEERAETKFTWKKITEDMACTLGLG
- a CDS encoding glycosyltransferase family 4 protein, giving the protein MNATKNICFLTSRHRYDDARIYHKEAKTLGDAGYRVTIIAPKQNGIAQSTYIPVVFFKKTRFFRKSSSLFNLIRLGLKTDANCYHCHEGDSSLLAAVLIKFILLLFKNRVTVVYDSHEHWPSSFYDKAPKGLKRLVRLLFSAYEILLAWNVDAIITANDIVKARFDALFPHKPVIRLYNVPSLSLFTPPPSPEKKYTFCHEGNMTFDRGLRVLLNTFSRLYEKRTDWNFLFIGSVKTPNEKKVVENWYESHPGLRTAVSFTGWLPYEDVPGYVQQCRVGGIFFRKSQNNMYGGPPNKLFNYMRYGLPVIAPAFPEIRQIITTYNCGYLFDDLSEKSLVQLFESILSNLDEASEVGKRGRRAVLTSLNWEVESQKLVELYQRMLPLNTTGN